A region of the Primulina eburnea isolate SZY01 chromosome 7, ASM2296580v1, whole genome shotgun sequence genome:
TGGGTCTAGAACGCAGGAAGATGTGAATCATAGGATCCAACAATCCAGCACAAACTTCTCCTCTAAATTGCTTAAATATATACTCGTCTGAAAATGTAGTAACTGAATGACAAGAAGAGGTTAGCCACCAGCAGCGCTAACTTCGCACGGGCATACACTGTTCCATTTGGTACATGCAATTTCCCTGAGAACTTCACTGGCTGCCAAGATCTTGCTAAACAAAAGATAACGACGCCCTCGTTGTTATACAGTGATGCATGTTGATTACTGGGCTTTTAAAATAAGTGTGTTACTGTGCTTTAAAATTGTTTATGGCAGAAAGTACCATTCCTGAGTGATGATTTGGAGTTatcacaatttttttatattatagaTTGAAATAGAAAATTGTGTGAAGGGAAAGACACGTACAATTGTGAGTCAAACGTGTTCTGGAAATGGTGATCAACTTGTGTTTAGTGTAGCATAGCTTGACTGCATGTATGTAATTTTTTCCCATTCAAGAAATTATTAATTCCATCTTATGAACTCGTACCATGTAATTTTCTTGCCATTTttgttggttttttttttttaaaaccataaTAAGTAACGGTAATTGGCCAGTTTgatcagtatatatatataatttgttccATTCTGTCATTTGCTGTTCCATCGTACATGTATGGATACGTGGAAACTCCAGTCCATGCAAACCGATGTGCATGTATATCCACCTGCCCATATTCCAAAGCATCTCCATTTTTATGTTCATATACCAATAGCCACGTATTTAACCTGCATGCAAATTAAACCCCGGTGAACTATGCTATAgcctatatatgtatatatatatatacccagcTAAGTAATATCCATCACCATCAAGATTTCACTTAAATGGCCAGCTTGTTTCTCATGGTCACTTTGCTGGTTCTTCTGGCGACGCCgacggtcactttctaccgtgCAGCGGCCACCATTACGACGGTGGAAATCGATAATCCAGGAGAGCCGAGGTGGTGCGGCCAGAAAATTGAGAGCCAGCGGCTGAGTTCATGCCGGAAGTACCTTATAGATGGCAGCCGATTTGTGCCTGAAAATTACAAGGGAAGAGGCCACGGAGGCAGCTGGAGGGAGGAGTTTCCACGATGTTGTGATGAGCTTGAACGGATCAATGAGCGGTGTAGGTGCGAGGCTATCCAAAAGGTGTTACATTTAACTTAAGAATGCTGGCAATATATTCTATGATCTAAAATGCGATATAAATCGAATAAcattgaacgtgtgtgtgtgtgtgtatatatatatattgataggTGGCTGGAGAACAACAAGAGACAGGGGAATTGCAGAGAAGAGAGATGCGAGAGATGAAGCTGACCGCACAAAGCTTACCGGGATTATGTCGCATTTCGCCACAATACTGTGACCTCGAAAACGCTTTCACGTTTTAATTCAATGTATGATGGATAGatatatcatgcatgtataAATAAAGCCTAGCTAGTGCATCGTTCAGAGCGTTATTAAAGGTTGAGTTTATATGTTAGTAAGTAattacccccccccccccccccttacaTTTTAAGCACCATATGTTCATATGCAGAGATATCAATTTTCTCTCGTGGGAAAAATccgaaatgggacgagaatctCTAATTTTTTCAGGTTTGAGTCTGGGCTTGGGTTCAGGGATTTTACTGAATTTTTTCAGGCATGGGTTTAAGTTcggggatttttttaaaattttcgaagGACGAATATGAGATTATTCTACTCAATCTCTAATTTTGCTTcgaaattaatattaataataaaataataatattattaggaTTAAtagtataatattattattttttaaaataataataataataataataataataataataataaattttgatttgagaaaatctccaaatttgTTTTCGTCTTgtctaataaatattttttaaattaatattttttaaacgaATAGGAGAATTTGATCTCCACAGTTTTTGGTTCGAGGAAAAAGCGGGGATCGAGATGTGGATATGGATGTGGATGAAATTTAGAAGTTGAGACGAGAATGGGGATGACAAATCCGTACTAACAATCCCCGAATTCAAAAAAACGGATATCGGAGCAGGGTATGAGGTGATATGAAATTCGGAAATAGAGATGGCAAACTCGGCCACATCTCGCCCAGCCTTGTTCCCATCTCTATTCATCTTATTGTTTTGTACTAAAACGGATCCGGATCGCCTGCTGTGCAcagcttgaattttttttatttgttttttaatttttctttttttttctctttttttcctCTCTTATTCTATATTGTTTTCCTTCTATTTTCATCCATTTTTTTTCCATCTTCCACAGACATTGGACaattttatatgaaataatataaacattttaatttttttatgttaaattaataattttgcaaTTAAAAATTACTATATTAAATGTTTACATGTGAAAAATCGTATCATTTTTTCGAATTTGATgagtattattaatttttttccaatgaacaaaatttttaacaatataaaactattaacatgttaatgcttaaattaaaatttagagcATTTCCATCATACAATATCAAAAACTAAAATTCAACACCACATTTccatcaaaaataaataattcataCATTTTTAAACTTAATTTCAACTAACAATGTTAATCGGCTATTCTTTAAATAAAAAACTACTCAAGAGCATTATTGGATATATCTCCATTGAAATCCATGGCTTCAAGAGAATGGTGAGGATGATCAAATTGTGCCTACattaaataagaataaatattataaaatcaaTTTTACCATATaagaattaatatttttttggctTAAAATTTTTaccaattaaaaaatttctaaatatCATTAAAGTTCATACCATTAATAATTTAGTGAAATTGAATTGACCTCCAGTTGTTTGAAGACATGCATGAGGTACCGGATGTGCTGAACAAGATACGGGTAATTCATCATGTGTTCCGATGTCCTACAATGATTGTAAAAATAAGAAATCTAgataatttttatttcaaaaaaatattaatattagttAATTTATCTCGACTCTCAAATTTGTTTTTCTTCGTTTTGCTTGAAGTTCTACCCAACTCTTCAACCTTCTTGACTTTTTCACACCATTTCTTTTCTTGAATCCTTTTGCTTGTATCATAGAAGGTCCTATCGATGATGTCCTGACACCACTATTATTGTCTTGGCTCACTTCAGTCAAACGCATTTCCATGACTTGCTTGGTTAGATCACATACCGAATTATGCACCAAAGAGAAAGTTGATTGGTGGACGGAGGCTTCGGTTGCCAGTCTTACGAGCATCATACAAAGTTTTCTATATCGTTCTGTACTTTCTCGTTTGGGATCTTCTTCGACTTCATTGCCCATACAATCGTGTACCACTCCACTCCTAGCTTTTCTCGTCCATCTATTCAAGATATAATGCTCTGACAGTTTTTTTACGTCCTGCACATCATATACTTTCACAGCATGACAACACAATAATCCAGTCATCTCGAATTTTCGGCAACTACATGAATCATCTTTGTGCTAGGATTAAATGTCACCCTCCATTCTCCTTCTTTATCAATTCGCCCGACAACATATTCAAATAATGGTTGAgtttcatttttatattttatgtaagCAGCTGCGAACAAAACAAACTCTACTTGAAATAGATGAAAGATAGTGAGGGTATAAATTTCAGAAAGTTGACGCAACATAGGAGAACTCTCTAGCTTTAATCTCGGTAATTTTTGACGTGTCTCAAATTCACATCTTAGCTCATTGTACCGCTTTTCCTCCAAGACCTGTTCGAAGTGCTTAAAAAATTGCATTATATCTAAGTCGGGTTTCATACAACTCTTGACATCAGAATTGACACTTTCACTGAGTTGTGTGCTTCTCATACCAAGTGTGAAAGCCTTGTTCATGTAACAAGATGCCTATTTCTTCTTTATATTGTAAGTGGATTGCAGCCATGTGTTTTCTTGATATTATATTGTACTAGTAGAACACTCCAAGCCTCCTCGAATCGGGTCTCATCGTCAATGTCATACATACATCTCTTAAAATCAGTTAAGAAATGAGAACCATCTTTCATCAAGTTTCCCAAGTGTTTGATGCCATTTTGCATCAAATGCCATGTGCACAATCCATGAAATACCTCAGGCATCACCTCCTGTATGGCCTTTGCCATAGCTTGATCCTGATCAGTGAAGATAGTGAGAGGCTTTTTTTGCTTGTGTGCCTCTAAAAAAGTTTCGAACAACCATTTAAATGATGTAGCAGTCTCATCATACAAAAGTGCTGCACCAAAAATCACTGCTCCTCTATGATGATTGAAACCTGAGAAGATAGCAAGTGGTCGGTATGCACGGTTCGTACAATACGTGGTATCTAGTGACACAACATCACCAAAATACTCATAGTCGATTAGCATTCTCGCATCAGCCCAAAAAACATTTGTTATCTGTTCCTCCACATCCATCTGATTAGCATGGTAAAATGATGGATTTTTAGATAATTGTTGTTGAAAATATCGCATCAGACAACCAACTTCCCCATATACCATACTTCTTTGTCTTTTGGATCGAATATAATTTTTAGCATCCAACCTTGTATAACCAAGACCATCTATTCCCCCTGCATGCTTACTCATCAActgaaaatttgatttttgtttaAGCCCAACATCCTCTGCCAAATCAATCTCATAGGCTTGAACTTCTGTAATTTTACGTTGGGAAGACAACATATGAACTGTTTCTTGAATATGGAGTGAGTGATTATGCTCTTCGATAAACTCATTAACTTTATATTTACTATCCACAAATGTGACACCCATTCTTACTTTACAATTTGTTCGAGTCTCAAGCCGAGGATTGAGTGTCGATGATTCTCTTTTGTCATTTTTACGAACACCCTCCTTGCAACAAACATATTTATACGAAGTTATAAATCCGGTGTTCTTGTTCTTGTTAAAATAATGCTTCCTAACTCCAAATCCAGTTTTCCCACCATATTCAACCCAAAACTTCCAAGACTCGTCTAGACTATCAAATTCCATACCAATCTTAGGCTTGAATTCGATATTTGAATTATAATCCATCAAGAATCTGAAACTATCAATAAAATTTTTGGCTTGTTTCAGATCAATAGCAACAtaaaaaatgaaaccaataaaatcaaataaaaaaatcgaTAGCTAAacaattagaaaaaaaattagacatttaaaagaagaaaaaatcgaACCTGGTATGTTATAGTATTTCttgcaaaaaaataataataaaattgagtgaGAGGAAAAAcgagaaaaagaagaaaatggaCAAAAGAAGACGAGATGAAAACAAATGTTTATACTATTTTCATATAAAAGTGTGTGAATAATGTTTGTggaagagagaaaaatggagggaAAAAAAGTAGAAAAAGAGAGggaaaaaaagagaaaagaaaaacgaaaaattaaaaaaaaaataaaaaaatcaatttgaTGCTGTGCACAGCAGGGGATCGGGTTCCGTACTAAAACAGAGAGAATGttgttgaaaattaatatttaaatctgtatattgaatatttgaatgttgaatatttgaatcttgaaaatatcaattgtaaatattgaaattaGTGtatgatgatgtatgtaatgatgaaTTTGTTTTtcggattatttgtaaagaaattctataaatagatctctctcatttgtgaagaaaatcacaattgagtaaagaaaaaattttataaagcatgcagtttggtaaattttgagagtttatatttttattttttatcataaatttttattttttcgtaACAAATAACAATATTTTCCAATATAAAAAATAGAGTGTTAAACATAGAGTGACTCTCAATCATTGAATTAAATGTTAGTGGAGAAAAACATTTATAGACGCGCAAGACACACGCTGAATTGACTGCTTCCTTCCAAAAGGAAACACAGCAGAACCttcatttaaatttgaaatggtcaaaatgatcataaaaataaattcacGTCCATCCAATCTTTGCTTAATCGCAAAACATTTTGATTACTATTTCTTTTGTTTTAAATTCGCAAAACATTTGATTtactatttattttgttttaaattaatatttttggtcgaaaaatatttgtagaggataaattaaaataacaatGACAAAAATGTAAATTCAAAGAATGTGTACAAGTCCAGAAAAATCCCAACTAATCTGGTCAAAGTCTTCCCTCCGTGAGATCCACAAGTTGAAGCTCTCCATCTATATTGCGCCAATTCCTCTCGAACCAAAAACCCATTTCACCAGATTTTGcacacaaaaaaattaaaaagaatcCATGGACAGAGAACAAGAAGAAATCCAGTTTCTTGGATTCTTCGGCATACTTCAAGAATCATACAACATAGTTATATCATGGAGGAAGATTTTCAGCCAAGTCATGCTAGCTTTGATTCTACCTCTTTCCTTCATCTACTTAGCTCAAATCCAGATTACCCAACTCCTTATCGCCAAGATCTCGACCAACGAGGAAACCCTCGAAAGAACCCAGGTGGGCACTCGTTCCTACGACAGAATCTCCAGCATCATATCATCCGAATGGATTGAGATTCTCTTGTTCAAGATTGGGTATTTACTGTTTTTCTTGATTCTCGCGCTTCTCTCTACATCAGCAGTAGTTTACACCATCGCATGTATCTACACGGCCAAAGAGATCACGTTTAAGAAAGTGATGAGTGTCGTTCCGAAGGTCTGGAAGAGGCTAATGGTGACTTTCTTATGCAATTTCGTCATAGTCTTTGCATACAATATTGTAGCTGTAGTTATAGCTGTCTTTGCGATTCTTGTATTGCAACCCAGTAAAAGTGTTGGGGGGATATTACTCCTCTTTTACTTGATCATATATTCTGTCGGGTTGTTTTATATTAACATGATATGGCAGCTAGCAAGTGTGGTCTCAGTTTTGGAAGAAAGTTATGGCCTAAATGCAATGGCGAAAAGCCGATCTTTGATCAAGGGGAAAATGGGTGTCTGTGTGGCGATTTTCTTTGTATTAGGTCTATGCCTTGTTGGAGTTGAGGCAGTATTCAAGATTTTTGTGGTGATGGCTTACGAAAAAGGGCTCGGATATAGAGTTGGACTGGGGATTGGTTGCTTGAGTTTGATGTCGATTCTG
Encoded here:
- the LOC140836438 gene encoding uncharacterized protein, whose product is MDREQEEIQFLGFFGILQESYNIVISWRKIFSQVMLALILPLSFIYLAQIQITQLLIAKISTNEETLERTQVGTRSYDRISSIISSEWIEILLFKIGYLLFFLILALLSTSAVVYTIACIYTAKEITFKKVMSVVPKVWKRLMVTFLCNFVIVFAYNIVAVVIAVFAILVLQPSKSVGGILLLFYLIIYSVGLFYINMIWQLASVVSVLEESYGLNAMAKSRSLIKGKMGVCVAIFFVLGLCLVGVEAVFKIFVVMAYEKGLGYRVGLGIGCLSLMSILMLFALVMQTIIYFVCKSSHHENIDKSALANHLGEYLGEYVPLKSRDVQMEQYEV
- the LOC140837338 gene encoding protein FAR1-RELATED SEQUENCE 5-like; translation: MDYNSNIEFKPKIGMEFDSLDESWKFWVEYGGKTGFGVRKHYFNKNKNTGFITSYKYVCCKEGVRKNDKRESSTLNPRLETRTNCKVRMGVTFVDSKYKVNEFIEEHNHSLHIQETVHMLSSQRKITEVQAYEIDLAEDVGLKQKSNFQLMSKHAGGIDGLGYTRLDAKNYIRSKRQRSMVYGEVGCLMRYFQQQLSKNPSFYHANQMDVEEQITNVFWADARMLIDYEYFGDVVSLDTTYCTNRAYRPLAIFSGFNHHRGAVIFGAALLYDETATSFKWLFETFLEAHKQKKPLTIFTDQDQAMAKAIQEVMPEVFHGLCTWHLMQNGIKHLGNLMKDGSHFLTDFKRCMYDIDDETRFEEAWSVLLVQYNIKKTHGCNPLTI